The following nucleotide sequence is from Streptomyces sp. NBC_00237.
GGCCGGTGGGTCTCGGTCAGCTGCGTCAGCTTCTGGGGCGACTGCATTGCGCGGACCAACTCCTCGTCGAGATGGGCTGTCGAGCTGGGCTCGGGGTGGGTGCGGACTGCGCTCGGGCTGGGCGTGGACCGCGCTCGGGCTGGGCTGTGACGGTCGGACACGGTTAGAGTAACCGAACGATCGGTCGGGACAAGGGGGCCGACGTAAACCTGTGGATAACCCGTCCTGGAGGATTGGCCGCATGACAGCAATCGAGCGCGCCCGCACCGTCGCCGTCGTCGGGGCCGGGACCATGGGGCAGGGCATCGCCCAGGTCGCCCTCCTCGCCGGGCACCCCGTCCGTCTCTTCGACGTGGACGCCCAGCAGACCACCGCTGCGGACGCCTCCGTACGTTCCCGGGTGGAGCGCCTGGTGGAGAAGGGGCGGCTGGGTCGTGCGGAGGCCGATGAGGCGCTCCTGCGGCTGTATCCGGCGTACGACCTGCGGGATCTCTCGGACGCCGCGCTCGTCGTCGAGGCGGTCGTTGAACAGCTTCCGGTCAAGCAGCAGCTGTTCCGCTCCCTTGAGGAGCTCGTCTCCGCGGACTGTCTGCTCGCCACGAACACGTCCTCGCTGTCCGTCACCGCCGTCGCGGGTGCTTTGAAGCATCCGGGGCGCTTCGTCGGCATGCACTTCTTCAATCCCGCGCCCCTGCTCCCCCTCGTGGAGGTCGTCAGCGGCTTCGCGACGGACGCCGACGCCGCCACGCGCGCGTACGACACCGCGCTCGCCTGGGGGAAGACGCCCGTGCGCTGCGCCGACACCCCCGGCTTCCTGGTCAACCGGATCGCCCGCCCCTTCTACGCCGAAGCCTTCGCGGTGTACGAGGAGCAGGCCGCCGACCCGGCCACCATCGACGCCGTGCTGCGCGAGTCCGGGGGCTTCCGGATGGGCCCCTTCGAGCTGACCGACCTGATCGGCCAGGACGTCAACGAGGCCGTCTCCCGTTCGGTGTGGGAGGCGTTCCACCAGAGCCCCAAGTTCGTGCCGTCGCTGCCGCAGCGCCGCCTGGTGGAGTCCGGGCGGCTCGGCCGCAAGACGGGACACGGCTGGTTCCCGTACGCGGACGGCAGCGCGAAGCCGCAACCGAACACCGCACCGCCGGAGCAGGCGCCCGCGCACGTCACCGTCACGGGTGACTTCGGGCCCGCCGCCGAGGTGCTCGCGATGCTGGACGAGGCGGACGGCATCGAGGTCAAGCGGCTGGTGTCGGGCGGCCCGTACATCGGGCTCCCCAGTGGCGGTCAGCTCGCCCCCGTCGACGGGCACACCTCCGTGGAGTACGACGACGTCGTCTACTTCGACCTCGCCCTCGACTACCGGTCCGCCACCCGCATCGCCCTCGCGGCCTCCGCGGACGTCTCCGAGGTCACCCTCAAAGAGGCGATCGGGCTCTTCCAGGCGCTCGGCAAGGACGTCAGCGTCATCGGCGACGTACCCGGAATGATCGTCGCGCGCACTGTCGCGATGCTCGTCGACCTGGCGCTGGACGCCGTCGCGAAGGGTGTCGCCACCCCTGGT
It contains:
- a CDS encoding 3-hydroxyacyl-CoA dehydrogenase; this translates as MTAIERARTVAVVGAGTMGQGIAQVALLAGHPVRLFDVDAQQTTAADASVRSRVERLVEKGRLGRAEADEALLRLYPAYDLRDLSDAALVVEAVVEQLPVKQQLFRSLEELVSADCLLATNTSSLSVTAVAGALKHPGRFVGMHFFNPAPLLPLVEVVSGFATDADAATRAYDTALAWGKTPVRCADTPGFLVNRIARPFYAEAFAVYEEQAADPATIDAVLRESGGFRMGPFELTDLIGQDVNEAVSRSVWEAFHQSPKFVPSLPQRRLVESGRLGRKTGHGWFPYADGSAKPQPNTAPPEQAPAHVTVTGDFGPAAEVLAMLDEADGIEVKRLVSGGPYIGLPSGGQLAPVDGHTSVEYDDVVYFDLALDYRSATRIALAASADVSEVTLKEAIGLFQALGKDVSVIGDVPGMIVARTVAMLVDLALDAVAKGVATPGDIDTAMRLGVNYPRGPLEWGRELTGDWSFDLLTALHQRCPTGRYAPSLAHYRQGYADQADTVAEEGTG